In the Wenzhouxiangella sp. XN24 genome, one interval contains:
- a CDS encoding type II toxin-antitoxin system ParD family antitoxin yields MSARNAKSIALTPQWARWVDELVASGEYQSASEVVRDGLRALHDDRERAEAELAEIRARLQLALRESDAGEFAEGSGEAAVKRAFDRARDATAS; encoded by the coding sequence ATGTCTGCCCGGAACGCCAAGAGCATCGCGCTGACGCCGCAATGGGCCCGCTGGGTTGACGAACTGGTGGCCAGCGGGGAATACCAGAGTGCCAGCGAGGTGGTCAGGGATGGGCTGCGCGCCCTGCATGACGATCGTGAGCGGGCCGAGGCCGAGTTGGCCGAGATTCGGGCACGCCTCCAGCTTGCGTTGAGGGAGTCTGATGCCGGCGAGTTTGCCGAGGGCTCGGGCGAGGCCGCTGTGAAGCGCGCCTTTGACCGCGCGCGCGACGCCACGGCTTCGTGA